A window of Misgurnus anguillicaudatus chromosome 3, ASM2758022v2, whole genome shotgun sequence genomic DNA:
GGTGACACTTTGTAATGTGGGTTCATGCTATAATGCACTTCCTGGTTTCCTTTCTCCACAAGGCTGTTTCAGCCACACCATTTGAGAGCTGTCATTATCATTACAGAGAAGATTAACCCCTTACAGGAGAGTGTCCGGGGCAGAAAGGCCGTAATTAGTGGGTAGGTGTGGGTACTCATGGCGTCGGCAGACCACCAAGGAAACAAGGACCCCACAGACATCTCCAGAACAGATGGAGCAGCTCAGCCCACCGCTACGTCTTGCCCCGTCCACAGCCATAAGGCCGAGGAACCGAAGAGGAACTTGAGGAAGGGTCTGGTGAGACATCGAGACTACGTTAAAATTTCTGTGCCAGAAGGAAAAGGCAACAGGTTGCCTTCAGAATGGTGGAAGACCATCATCGCTTTGGTTTACGCCGTTTTAAATCTGGTCCTGACCACGGTTATGATCACGGTGGTTCACGAGAGAGTGCCTCCCAAGGAGAACAGCCCACCTTTGCCCGATAAGTTCTTTGACTATGTTGACCGTGTTCAGTGGGCATTTACAGTGACGGAGGTCAATGGGATGGTGCTGGTGTCCATATGGTCCATTCAGTGGCTCTTTCACAGACACAAGTAAGAGGCCACACTTAACATGTACATGTCTAATGCTGATCCAAACTATGGATTTAACATTAAGTGGTATTTAGCATTAAGACAGCCATGTTGCATCACCAtgattttatgcgcattttgaagtaggCTATCGCATCAAAAATGAGTGATGGAAATGCcaaattttgatttaaaatcccttaatttgcaaaaaaagtttttacgctcgctTGAGGGAGTTTTTGATTAATGCGAAAAAGAGTTCatgcgaataatgggagatAAAAATATTGCATATGCAGAATTAATTATGatgtagcgaacattaaacccatgtGACTGACCGTCTAGCTGTTTCCGCTGGAGTTGTCTTTAACATATATGTGTATCGATGTACTTGCTGCTAGTGACTTCATCAAAAATGCCGCATTGCTCCTtttgtgcacagcattcagattggcaattacaagctgcactgctaaaAATTAATATGGTAACTTGCCCCATCGTGACTACATGCAGtcatacggactaccggcacatccgggaacttgactgtaagtATCGTCACCGCCCCGATGGGGGGAAAACAGAccagaccttccattgacttccattcaaaatagcggaacaagcaacgtttttacacagccggcaggcttaaataacttatgaaatcactcagattaaacatgttgagtaattatctgtccaccctgcctgccaaagatacattaacacatttaatttggtcaatataaaaacatgtccctttcattctcccagcgtcaaatttgtgtaacaacgctgaAAATCactagttgtatggctggacggaaaagtgcactcggtactctaaatataaagacataatatataaatacgaagtaactttcaaatacaaaaatcattcacttgcttccctgttgactcgataaGGTAGGAGTAAATGTCCGggaagacacctctggccaatagggagcattgttacacaaatttgacactgtgagaatgaaagggacatgtttttatagtgaccaaattaaatgtgttgatgtatctttcgcgctctatggcaggcagggtggacagataattactcaacatgtttaatctgagtaaagttatttacgcctgccggctgcccagacagcagacgactccgggcCAGACCCATACCGGATTCGTGCCAAAGTCAGCAGCTCTGGTGCGGATCCGGTGCAGATCTGGCCCAGAGTCGGCTGCTGTCTGGGTGTGTACgagcgttgctttgttccgctgttttgaatggaagtcaatggaaggtctagtctgtttacccccaaaagtgggcgtgaacctgttcagagacattctatgacgttgcgccggttgtgcgtatgtcgtacgttttgtttactgttgcatggttaccaataccaccgtcattcgctcaaacaacttgacggaaacgcacctaattcgCAGTTCTTTGTTGTAGTTTTTtgcgaattttgaaaagattcgctTCACTTTTGGATGGGAACAACTACTGACACTGTCTGGATTATGTTTAAATGTTTCGTTTTGCATAACTGGTATTTTACATTTAGACAGTAGatgtttccatcaccatgattttatgcgcattttgaagtatcgcgTCGAAAACGAGTGACGGAAATGCcaaattttgattaaaaatcccttaattcgcAAAATGTTTTTACGCTCGCTTGAGGTAGTTTTTGATTCTTGCGAAAAAAGAGTTaatgcgaataatgggagatggaaacgcatATACCGAATTAATTCTGACATAGCGAATATTAAACCCACGTTTAGCTGTTTCCGCTGGCGTTGTCTTTATCATATATGGGGCTCGACGTCCTTGATGCTTGTGCCTTcatcaaaaatgctgcattgcTTCTtttgtgcacagcattcagtttggcaattacaagttGCAGtgctaataaattaataacttgcCCCATCGTGACTACATAAAGTCATGTCTCAATTTTCCGCGTGtacattgttttgtttactgttgcttgcttggttactaggttaccaataccaccgtcattcgctcaaacaacttgatggaaacgcacccAATTCGCATTGAGGTGGTTTAATTTATGCGAAAAAGAGTAACGTTAAATGCGAAAAATGGGAGAAAAACGTATTTGCTGAATTGATTCTGGCGTAGCGGACATTAAACCCACGTGACTGACCATCTAGCTGTTTTCGCTGGAGTTGTCTTTACCATTTATGGGTCTCGACATCGTAGCAATTTCCTTGCTGCTATGCCTTCATAAAAAAGTCTGCATTCCTTCTtttgtgcacagcattcagtttagcaattacaagctgcactgctaataaattaataacttgcCCCATCGTGACTGCAGCCTATTTCCCACGCGTAGCCTAccttttgtttactgttggttactaggttaccaataccgccgtcattcgctcaaacaacttgatggaaatgcATCTAATtcgcatttctttgtttttcttttttccggATTTTGAAAAGATTCGTTTCACGTTCGGATGAAAACTCAGctagccatgtttccatcaccatgattatgcacattttgaagAATTGCATCAAAAACAATCGATGGAAATGCCAAATTTCGattaaaaatcccttaattgacaaaacagttatttacgctcgcttgaggtgcgagatggaaacgcatttcCCGAATTAATTCTGACGTAGCGAGCCGTCCAGCTGTTTCCGCTGgagttgtctttaccatatatggggctcAACGTTGATGCTAGTGCCACTGCCGTCATCAAAAATGCTGCATCCTTCTTTTGttcacagcattcagtttggcaattagAAGCTGCACTGCTCATAAACGAATAACTTCGTGACTACATGCAGTCCTGTTTCCATTTTCCACGCGtgccttgttttgtttactgttggttactaggttaccaataccaccgtCATTCGCTCAAACAACTTGATGAAAACGCACTTACCGTAATTcgctttttttgttgttgtccTTTTTGcgaattttaaaaacatttgcttTACGTTTTGATGAAAATCCAGCTGACACTGGATTAGGTTTAACAGTTTTGTTTCGGTATTTAATGTTGACTGACAACTAACATTTAAATCTATttagtaaatgtaaaatgttatttaGTATGTTAACAGAATGTATCTGTGTATAGAAAAATATCCATTAAGGGGTCCTTGGCCTGAAAAAGGTTGAAGAACATTCTCTAACATTATATAATGGTTAACAGGTTAATGAAACattgaaatacaaaatacaaaaatgtatacttgCTGAAATGTGTttacagaaatgtatttttcaccGGTATATTTTTTTACCAgccacattttgtatgttttgaaatatattttaaaaatgaacatattttaaagtatttttatagtTGCATTGGAATTTATAAGAAAAACTTTGTACGTTACAAACCTGTGCATAACGGgcttgaaaatgttaaaattaaacaaatgttcaactgcaaatatttactttataaaattttagatttcatacatatatttatattttggccaaaggttgaaactaaatatattttcaaattcaaaaatatattttattaagctttattttctacaaaatgtataatgttatttactggaaacagtttgttcaaagttaaatgaacattaaacatgaaaaagtataatacaactaaaataacagcctcatgcaaagctttctgggaaccagaaatcatcatcaacctttttcagttttttttccttcagattttggttcgcAGAATGCCCTGCATGCTAGTTTTattctgaaaaaataaaaacttgtttAATGTCCATTTAACTTTGTACAAACTGTtgccaataaataacattaatttaaatctacagtaagttactggcaaacagctgccattgtaatttctagaaacagaaatgttttacagtgttgttaaaataatatactataaaaaatgattataaagtgaacaatatattttttatgaggTACAGTACACATAAACCTCACATCCTTCACCGCCAGAAGAAAATGATCCCTGTCACTGGGTCAGTACtctttcaaaaacatcaaagttaatacatcaaaggtacatattggtaccaaatgtatacatatctgtacctaaatggtacaggacctttttgaaagggtactgccccagtgacagcttgggacacTTTTTTCGAAGGATGTGAGGTTTATGTGTACCTCATAAAAGATATTTTTAACTTAGAGTAGTCGAAGCTGATACAAACGTCCACAAGGGTAAAGAGACTCACGTCTTACCCATAATCACTTGTGGTGGATTCATTGAATAACTTGTGGTCAGCTTTAAAGCTATTCAGAGCACAACCTGCAAGTTTTTAATGGtgaattaatttatattttacaggGCTATTGTGGGAAGAcgatatttatttattcttggCACATTGTACATGTACAGATGTGTAACCATGTACATCACCACTCTACCCGTGCCTGGGATGCACATGGTCTGTGCGCCAAAGGTAAAgtctaattaaaatatatatatttcaagcATTCCTCTTTGTCATCTTATTCCCTTTAAGATCAAATACTTGGATATAAAAGAAAGCAAAAGTTATTTGGTCTTTATAAATTCATAATATCCTTTTTCATCTCGCAATGTCTTGTGAACAATATCAGTGTTTATAGTATCATCATCTAGATCTTGTTGTCTTTGCTCATTTTTTCTCATTCCCATCATCTGTATGGCATCTGTTTCCTCTTTCATTCAGCTTTACGGTGATTCAGAAGCGAAGATGCAGCGCGTTCTTCAGTTACTCTCTGGTGGCGGTTTATCGATCACAGGCTCTCATCTGCTGTGTGGAGATTTCCTCTACAGCGGCCACACTGTCATTCTCACTCTCACGTATCTCTTCATCAAAGAGTGTATGTCTCACATTTGAACTAAAAATGGAACATCATTacccattaaagggatagttcacctgaAAACTTTTAATCTCATGAGCCCCACTTACATCCATATTATTCTATTTTTCtatgaaattttcatttttgggtgaactatccctttaaacattgCCATTTCACAGCTTTCAGTCCATGTATGTGCATCAAATGTTCTCTAGAGTCTAGACTATGCACAATGGAAGTCATTTATACTCCTGAGAACTCACATTTttgttcctgtatagctcaatGGTAGAGCATTACGTTTGCAGTGAAATAGGTTATGGATTTGAAATCAGgaaacacaaatactgatatAATGTatagctttggataaaagcatctaccaAATGTGTAGATGTAAAAATAGAGGTATGATGCCATAGAACAgggtagggttgcaccagtcgttcgttaagttcttacttaaactgggaCGTAAGTTTGGaagtccaaactagaggcttagtaactactagttagtttataactaactctttactatattcggttgcaccatttgttcttaaggcagaacgtagctagtaggtcgtaagctccccttaaagtaatgcgttgtcgcatagaatgacgtctatttttcttagcccaatcacaagccttataatgggtaaacaggaaataatctgaacagtacgtaatttcaaactcattcttgactcgcctaaactgaaagttaaaaaaGACATTAAAGCAAACGTTATcgaactcaaaacattacacttttaattgaaaatctctatcccacacatggaggagaaaataaacaggaagaaattttaaatcttaatttaattgatggatacacagaaaattaaacagttcTTGAAAACTTGTTGACGAACTTGCGGCTCTTCATAATTAATTACGAGCTCATCGATGTAATATAATCTGGCTGACATCTTATTCCAATCGTTATTCATTGACAGAGGCGtccgtaaatatttagttacaacgtattgttacgtttaaactaagtttaatggtgcaacgcaaaaacattatacaaacgggggggggggggggcacttGGGGGTCGATGGTGGTAAAACCAGGGGTCCAAATATTGTTCATTCAAAAATAATTTTGGCGTCaaacaaaaaatgcattaatatgctaaaataaaaatacaaatgaatTAAAATCCCACATTAAAATCTATTCAGCAAATGCTATGTAgtacagcagtggttcttaaactttttccgcatgcggccccccttgtgtacggtgcattccttctgTTGcagcccccccaaagaaaattcatgacaaaaaactgttctaaaatgtaacattttaatttaaaaaagcatattaactatacagagtagtgctgttggttagtagccttattgttcaaggtttaattacacaatattcataaatgtattttataaaatgtcataaaactggggcccccctggcaccatctcgcggcccccctggaggccccggaccccagtttgagaaccactgtagtACAGTATGTTAACAGTATGTGactatcactgtaaaaaaaatatatcaaatcaatatatatttattaaaggaacattccactttttttttgaaaatatgctcattttccagctccccttaaacatttgatttttgcagttttgtagtccattcagccgatctccgagtCTAgcggtagcacttttagcatagcttagcataatccattgaatctgattagacccttagcatcgcactcaaaaataagAGTTtcgatgtttttcctatttgaggcttgactcttctgtagttacatcgtgtgctAGGACCGATGGAGGTTTGgaagttgtgattttctgggCGGGTATGGCTGGGGGCTgtgctctcattctggcgtaataatcaaggactttgctgctgtaacatggctgcaagaggcgtagtgatataacgcactgtgtaatatcattgtgcctcctgcagccattattacaccagaatgagagtatagttcctagccatatcagcctagaaaatcgcaacttttaattttctgtcagtcttagtacacgatgtaactacagaagagtcaagtttaaaatagaaaaaatatcaaaactctttggttattttttagcgcgatgctaatggtctaatcagattcaatggattgtgctaagctatgctaaaagtggtagcgccagacccagaagaatcaaatgtttaactctaggggagctggaaaattagcatattttcaaaaaaagtggaatgtccctttaagatatttttaaggAATGTTCGTAATCAGACCATTTgcgagccccattcacttccatagtattctttttttcctactatggaagtgaatgaggCTCACGaagggtttggttacaaacagtcctgcgtgtttatcagaacaaataattttatacaggcttgtaacaaaatgagagtgagaaaatgataaccgtttttcagttttgggtcaactatccctttaagctgaaatattttttcacaaaaatagGTCATAGAAATGACGGTTAAGATTATTAATCATACTGCTATGACTGATTTCttcttcattcattcattgtaTTTACAGATTCTCCTCGTTCATTCTGGTGGTATCACCTGCTGTGTTGGTTAATGGCTGCTGTGGGTGTTGTGTGTATCCTGGTGGCTCATGAACATTACAGTGTGGATGTGGTGGTGGCCTATTATATCACCACCCGACTCTTCTACTGGTATCACACTATGGCaaatttgcaggtttgttaatATTAAATCTTCATTCTATCAATTTAGCCTTAAgattacactgtcagaaaaatgatCAAAATATGTACTCTAGCTGtaactggggtggtacccttttaaaaactttgagcctaaagagttcatattagtacttcatATAAGTACTTTTTGGcctgcggccccccttgtgtacggtgcatttgTTCatgcccccccaaagaaaatgtataacaTAATACattccaaaacttaaaatttacattttaagaattttaacaaaaaatattaaattataaaatgtagtgctgttggttagtagcatTCTTTTCTGAGATTAAATGaaacagaatttatgataaattaatgtattttataaaatgtcattaaagttTGGGttacacaccagatgcgagttcaacgatttgcgcgagtagattacacccaaaatcaatgcaaagacgcaatcagacgcgtcctcgtgtggggcgatgcgaatgacacgaTATGAGCGGTGTGTTTGTCGtgaaaacacacgctattcgcctcaaacatgtcttcgcccaagttgaaaatattcattaaattccgcgagtaatctagagcgagcaacgtgATGCGATTGcatgcttcgcgtttggtgtaaacccacagtaatgctGCGTCcagaccagccacggtagaggtgtcaatgttaatgttaagtcaatgtgaagacgcattgacgcacgtctggaggtctcgcagcacgaatgaggcgtttagcacggcgtggtagacgcgattccacctcattcgcCAGTCTAgttaaaaaattttaactttagtGGAAAAACGAgcagcgttaaccaatcaggagcttgctctagtagtgtcgtgattacaggaagcgagcggagtcgcagaagcccctacCATTATgaaaatttccgcgtgaatgtctcgatgactagaatttcacgcgcgagtaaacttaaaggggtggtttcccagacagggattagactagtcctagactaaaacatttttaagagctgtccaaactgaaaacaacttgcactgacataccttaaaatacatcagtggcctttgttttgccttaaaatgcacataggtaatgtttttagtaaggcatttttgttaaaactagttatatttcctaattaaactaagggctagtcctggcttaagccaatccttgtccgggaaaccgccccaaaatgtTCAAGAGGCAAACTAGATGTGGTAGAtgtgaatttgacgcctcaaattTGGCTgatgtgaacccacggtaagagatacatattggtaccaaatgtatacatatatgtacctaTCATTTTAAAGGGTACAACAGTTGGGATACATATTTtgccatttttttaacagtatacacTTTTAGACATACATATAgcagaaaaaatatgaaaaactcAAACTTCTGTTTCataggctatatattttttaaaagccttCAACCTTTTCTGTAGCTTAACTGGTAGCGTGTTGCGCTAACAATGCCAAGGTTAtagggtttgattcccaggtaACATAAATAGGCCTATTGATAAAACGTATCATAGAGTACTTGGGTGAACGCTtctgccaaatacataaatgtaatgtaaatgagccctaaaACCATTGCAAGGTACTTTCAATTTCAAGGCCTTCTTTCTAAACTAATTTCATCTGATTGTAACCTATAATAGGGAAAGTTGTATAATATCTAATGTAATATTTATAGTTCTGCATATAAATTGATTTTTGACCTCTCAGCCTTCCATACACACCccaaacagaaatacaaaaacatcTGACACCTCAGGGACCCACTCACACAGAAGCTTTCAGAAGCTGTGAATTAGACCCGGCATATCATTAAACTCTGGGCATCAACATGGCACTGAACCTTTTATCGATAGTGTTTATATAGCCCTGAGTACACTATGAAAATCCATTAGGCAATACCTGGCCAGGATCTTGAGAAATGACTCCCCGATGGTCGTAAAGTGCAGCATATTTGATGTTTGAGCCCATCTAGAATTGAGAAAATCCTTTCAAACTATCAAAACAGACAGCGTATGATTGTATTCACTATATCATTCTCTGGCTATGCAGCTCTCTAAATAAAACATCCATATCCAATGAAACTGAGCTTTTTTACAGATAAGCATCTGCCAAGCATTATCAAGGTCATGGGTCCAATTTTTTTAGGCAAtgcatgttttaataattttgaaTGCACTGCAATGCGATAAAAGTACTGAATAGAAATGGATTTTGCAGGGATTTGCAGTAAaccactgtcagaaaaaattgtcaaaatttgTCCCCCAGCTGTCACAAGGACAGTACACttaaaaaagtacacctttagacctaaaaagttcatatcagtacctcagaggtacatatattggtaccaaagagtgcatattagaaCATCAAAAATGCATAGAAgtatacatattggtaccaaatgcatacatgggtgattctcacgaaaacttggttttaaaaatgtcaagcatgaaaatgtaaaaattgcttaaattgactttttttccccccagacattgaaaaacaaagtatggagtaaatgggaacattaattaaaaaaacttttacttatcatttaacactttttgtaacataattttaaaaatgagtcctaaaaaatctcattaccgcaacagtcagaaaacatcaacactgacatattttcaaaatgacatgacaaacctgaaagaacataatttggagattctgcacatgcattttaaatcaaagtattatgcttctattaattaaattaacatttaataagcatctgttgcagtaatgataatcaaaatgtcgtgtaagcattctgataagacaatatttcaaattaactgtaaaaaaatgatcttacctggtagccatcttgaagtaactggtccatgtgcttggtcactcaaaatcaaactttattaaaattctgtacgtgtgcttaaactgttctcaaaaagtgttgcggaggatgagaacatcaggcatggacacatcattttcctaatttttcttcattattattatacatgcaaattcagtaaatattttttctgtcatctaaagtagtctagcaaaacatccatttatttttttttcttaatatttttgtgttcattttattaaattacaacataatgcatgttcaaacacagccggacacattgcggtaatgagactttcagcagaaaatgagataaaatttccaattataaattcttatgttgaaatcacacattgtgcaaggtagaacatagtattgtgttaattctgatgcttttttaatgttactatattacacattttaaagcaaaaaatcattagtgccgtggtgtttcaa
This region includes:
- the sgms2a gene encoding phosphatidylcholine:ceramide cholinephosphotransferase 2; protein product: MASADHQGNKDPTDISRTDGAAQPTATSCPVHSHKAEEPKRNLRKGLVRHRDYVKISVPEGKGNRLPSEWWKTIIALVYAVLNLVLTTVMITVVHERVPPKENSPPLPDKFFDYVDRVQWAFTVTEVNGMVLVSIWSIQWLFHRHKAIVGRRYLFILGTLYMYRCVTMYITTLPVPGMHMVCAPKLYGDSEAKMQRVLQLLSGGGLSITGSHLLCGDFLYSGHTVILTLTYLFIKEYSPRSFWWYHLLCWLMAAVGVVCILVAHEHYSVDVVVAYYITTRLFYWYHTMANLQTLKCSPNNYLTHTWWNPVFKFFERNVLTQVPCSFCWPVTWPPACLKNPCKKYSMVQSGREE